A portion of the Stigmatella aurantiaca DW4/3-1 genome contains these proteins:
- a CDS encoding transglutaminase TgpA family protein: protein MARLRVPARGTTGGGSVSGASRLRLVLRDLAAGAAFASMAVSGQLPTWTLLLFGLALVSALMGWRIFARRTKATAAVLLGVAGVLVFSVYAGHVDLVVASCAFAGLIAGHRLLSMPEPRTDGQVHLAGLLMVAGGAALSGELAFALCLLAFGVLASLSMGLSVVEGAVPPGEPVPVRAVMRPLGSGIFFAVCGAAAFFLLFPRLNWNMAARRSAPGLGATTGLADTVRLGGEGTLKSNPRVVLRAQLTPDPVRERLDAYWLARTYDTFDGQEWTSIGQPKRTRPRVTLRHGGEHSIHQRIELLPAYGGTTLVALETPTRLGNALAHSATGSQRTPLTELGGGEVRFQVPAIAYSYEATSLPPEEDATTPMSEAERGQLLALPDRLDPRVAALAQRVLQGEKDPLAAARKLAAFLQREYTYTLELSGDVEEPLVDFLFVRKAGHCEHFATALTLLLRTQGISARLASGFFGGERVEDGYVVRAGDAHAWTHVLMPGRGFVTVDATPPANRASQSLAALEFLTGLYEALETRWRSTVVDFSLRDQLQLAQGLVRPPRGPRRDTTRLPPARIWGLAIAAGLVTYSVWQLLSRRSSSPKPHQATHLADAVERLLGEAGVRMREGEALEELTSRLTREQPTLAAPLVPLTRRYLEARFGQRPLQPGETERLLGPLRQVLQTRRAS from the coding sequence ATGGCTCGGCTTCGAGTCCCTGCGCGAGGAACCACCGGAGGAGGCAGCGTGAGCGGCGCTTCCCGGCTGCGGCTGGTCTTGAGAGATCTGGCCGCCGGGGCGGCATTTGCCTCCATGGCCGTGTCCGGGCAGCTCCCCACGTGGACCTTGCTGCTCTTCGGCCTCGCGCTGGTCAGCGCGCTGATGGGCTGGCGCATCTTCGCCCGGCGCACGAAGGCCACCGCGGCGGTGCTGCTGGGCGTGGCCGGCGTGCTCGTCTTCTCGGTGTACGCGGGCCACGTGGATCTGGTGGTGGCCTCGTGCGCCTTCGCGGGGCTCATCGCCGGCCACCGGCTGCTGTCCATGCCAGAGCCCCGCACGGATGGGCAGGTGCATCTGGCCGGCCTGCTGATGGTGGCGGGCGGCGCGGCCCTGTCCGGAGAGCTGGCCTTCGCCCTGTGCCTGCTGGCCTTCGGCGTGCTGGCCAGCCTCTCCATGGGGCTGTCGGTGGTGGAGGGCGCCGTGCCCCCGGGCGAGCCGGTGCCCGTGCGCGCGGTGATGCGGCCCCTGGGCTCCGGCATCTTTTTCGCGGTGTGCGGCGCGGCGGCCTTCTTCCTCCTCTTTCCCCGCTTGAACTGGAACATGGCCGCGCGGCGCTCCGCCCCCGGGCTGGGGGCCACCACGGGCCTGGCCGACACGGTGCGCCTGGGGGGCGAGGGCACCCTCAAGAGCAATCCCCGGGTGGTGCTGCGCGCCCAGCTCACCCCGGATCCCGTCCGGGAGCGGCTCGATGCCTACTGGCTGGCGCGCACCTATGACACCTTCGACGGCCAGGAATGGACGAGCATCGGCCAGCCCAAGCGCACCCGCCCCCGGGTGACGCTGCGGCACGGGGGCGAGCACTCCATCCACCAGCGCATCGAGCTGTTGCCCGCCTACGGGGGCACCACGCTGGTGGCGCTGGAGACCCCCACCCGGCTGGGCAACGCCCTGGCCCACTCGGCCACCGGCAGCCAGCGGACCCCGCTGACGGAGCTGGGCGGCGGAGAGGTGCGCTTCCAAGTACCGGCCATCGCCTACAGCTACGAGGCCACCAGCCTCCCGCCCGAAGAGGACGCCACCACGCCGATGAGTGAGGCCGAACGGGGCCAGCTCCTGGCCCTGCCGGACCGGCTGGATCCCCGCGTGGCCGCGCTGGCCCAGCGTGTCCTCCAGGGGGAGAAGGACCCCCTGGCCGCGGCCCGGAAGCTGGCCGCCTTCCTCCAGCGCGAGTACACGTACACGCTGGAGCTCTCCGGAGACGTGGAAGAGCCCCTGGTGGACTTCCTCTTCGTCCGCAAGGCGGGCCACTGCGAGCACTTCGCCACCGCCCTCACCCTGCTGCTGCGCACCCAGGGAATCTCCGCCCGGCTGGCCTCGGGCTTCTTTGGAGGCGAGCGCGTGGAGGACGGCTATGTGGTCCGCGCGGGCGATGCCCATGCCTGGACGCACGTGCTGATGCCGGGGCGGGGCTTCGTCACCGTGGATGCCACCCCCCCCGCGAACCGGGCCAGCCAGAGCCTGGCGGCGCTCGAGTTCCTCACGGGCCTCTATGAAGCCCTGGAGACGCGCTGGCGCTCCACCGTCGTGGACTTCTCACTCCGGGATCAGCTGCAACTGGCCCAGGGCCTCGTCCGCCCTCCGAGGGGCCCACGCCGGGACACCACCCGGCTGCCCCCAGCACGCATCTGGGGCCTGGCGATCGCCGCGGGGCTCGTCACCTATTCGGTGTGGCAGCTCCTCTCCCGGCGGTCCTCTTCCCCCAAGCCCCACCAGGCCACCCACCTGGCCGATGCCGTGGAGCGCCTGCTGGGAGAGGCTGGCGTGCGCATGCGCGAGGGCGAAGCGCTGGAGGAGCTCACCTCGCGCCTGACGCGGGAACAGCCCACGCTCGCCGCCCCCCTGGTCCCCCTCACCCGGCGCTACCTCGAAGCACGCTTTGGCCAGCGCCCCCTCCAGCCCGGAGAGACCGAGCGGCTTCTGGGCCCCTTGCGCCAGGTGCTGCAAACGCGCCGAGCTTCCTGA
- a CDS encoding DUF58 domain-containing protein: MKFRLPARWARLRARLRPPFTLKVTRAGRTYLVVTFGVGLGALNTGNNLLYLLLGLLLAMVVVSGVLSERCLRHLDIRRLGTESAFAGEPFAYRWGLTRRQGASFALTLAEADVPLTGEGRVGYLPAGAEYTVRADLQAPHRGPLRLSGVRATTTWPLGLFAKTRVFELEGMLLVYPRRGYACHLPAEARVGAFGDASSPRRNDGTGDVAGLRELAPGEDARRVHWLKSAGAGKLLKVEREREERRTFVLKVDSGLEDDALERRCEEVAALCHQLLEAGHEVGLETEAERLPPAAGGHQERRILRSLAWLGFESLREEPPEEAA, translated from the coding sequence GTGAAGTTCCGCCTGCCGGCTCGCTGGGCGCGGCTTCGGGCCCGGCTCCGTCCCCCGTTCACCCTGAAGGTGACGCGCGCTGGACGCACCTACCTGGTGGTGACGTTCGGCGTGGGCCTGGGCGCCCTCAACACGGGCAACAACCTGTTGTACCTGTTGCTGGGCTTGCTGCTGGCCATGGTGGTGGTGTCCGGCGTGCTGTCCGAGCGGTGCCTGCGGCACCTGGACATCCGCCGGCTGGGCACCGAGTCGGCCTTCGCGGGCGAGCCCTTCGCCTACCGCTGGGGGCTCACCCGGCGCCAGGGCGCCTCTTTCGCCCTGACCCTCGCCGAGGCGGACGTGCCCCTCACCGGAGAGGGCCGCGTGGGCTACCTCCCCGCGGGGGCCGAGTACACCGTGCGCGCGGATCTCCAGGCCCCTCACCGCGGCCCCCTGCGGCTGAGCGGCGTGCGCGCCACCACCACCTGGCCCCTGGGCCTCTTCGCCAAGACCCGCGTGTTCGAGCTGGAGGGCATGCTCCTCGTCTATCCCCGCCGGGGCTATGCGTGCCACCTCCCGGCGGAGGCCCGGGTGGGTGCCTTCGGAGATGCCAGCAGCCCGCGCCGGAACGACGGGACGGGAGATGTGGCAGGCCTGCGCGAGCTCGCCCCGGGCGAGGATGCCCGGCGCGTGCACTGGCTCAAGAGCGCCGGGGCGGGAAAGCTGCTCAAGGTGGAGCGGGAGCGCGAGGAGCGCCGGACCTTCGTGCTCAAGGTGGACTCCGGGCTGGAAGACGACGCGCTGGAGCGGCGCTGCGAGGAGGTGGCGGCCCTCTGCCACCAGCTCCTCGAGGCAGGCCACGAGGTGGGCCTGGAGACAGAGGCCGAGCGCCTGCCCCCCGCGGCGGGAGGCCACCAGGAGCGCCGCATCCTCCGCTCCCTGGCATGGCTCGGCTTCGAGTCCCTGCGCGAGGAACCACCGGAGGAGGCAGCGTGA
- a CDS encoding AAA family ATPase, with product MNPPVRALVAAPTVEAARQVMERIATHLSRVVQGKEAQARLTVTSVIAGGHVLLEDVPGVGKTTLAEALARACGLSFSRIQFTADLMPTDILGSQVFHAASATFTFRQGPIFRQLVLADELNRAPPRTQSALLEGMAHGQVSLDGATWPLPAPFTVVATQNPVDLTGTYPLPDSQLDRFLMRLSLGHPAPDVEARLLTTRGRTPPVETLEAVTGPEELLSLRAFAAGLRMDDAVAEYIVRLARATREHGDIERGASTRAVLAVGGAARAQALWEGRDFVTPGDVRAVLVPCLAHRLMLRSNVQGAAAREEASHLLEELARKVVAPR from the coding sequence ATGAACCCACCTGTCCGCGCACTCGTTGCCGCCCCCACCGTTGAAGCCGCGCGCCAGGTCATGGAGCGCATCGCCACCCACCTCTCCCGGGTCGTCCAGGGCAAGGAGGCCCAGGCGCGTCTCACGGTGACCAGCGTCATCGCCGGGGGCCATGTGCTCCTCGAGGACGTGCCGGGGGTGGGCAAGACGACGCTCGCCGAGGCCCTCGCGCGCGCGTGCGGGCTGAGCTTCTCGCGCATCCAGTTCACCGCGGACCTGATGCCCACCGACATCCTGGGCTCCCAGGTGTTTCACGCGGCGAGCGCCACCTTCACCTTCCGGCAGGGGCCCATCTTCCGGCAGCTCGTCCTGGCCGACGAGCTCAACCGCGCCCCGCCCCGCACCCAGTCCGCGCTGCTGGAGGGCATGGCCCACGGCCAGGTGTCGCTGGACGGTGCCACCTGGCCCCTGCCCGCGCCCTTCACGGTGGTGGCCACCCAGAACCCGGTGGATCTCACCGGGACCTATCCCCTGCCGGACTCCCAGCTGGATCGCTTCCTCATGCGGCTGTCGCTGGGGCACCCCGCCCCGGACGTGGAGGCACGGCTGCTCACCACCCGGGGACGCACCCCTCCCGTGGAGACGCTGGAGGCCGTCACGGGGCCCGAGGAGCTGCTCAGCCTGCGCGCCTTCGCCGCCGGGCTGCGGATGGACGACGCGGTGGCCGAGTACATCGTCCGGCTTGCCCGGGCGACACGCGAGCACGGGGACATCGAGCGGGGCGCCTCCACGCGCGCGGTGCTCGCGGTGGGCGGAGCGGCCCGTGCGCAAGCCCTGTGGGAAGGACGGGACTTCGTCACCCCCGGCGACGTGCGGGCGGTGCTGGTGCCGTGCCTGGCACACCGGTTGATGCTGCGCAGCAACGTACAGGGAGCGGCCGCCCGCGAGGAGGCGTCGCACCTGCTCGAGGAGCTCGCAAGGAAGGTGGTGGCGCCCCGGTGA
- a CDS encoding STAS domain-containing protein: protein MAGLQIHQEELSGRVTLRLEGTLDWRTAAQLRHSLEELGSREVVLDFTHLREFKDTAVGVLTGELTARKVQLRGLAGHHERMFRYFGVSTGASPRAYYTPEELLA, encoded by the coding sequence ATGGCGGGGTTGCAGATCCACCAAGAGGAATTGTCCGGGCGCGTCACCCTCCGCTTGGAGGGGACGCTGGATTGGCGGACGGCGGCGCAGCTGCGCCATTCCCTCGAAGAGCTGGGTTCACGCGAAGTGGTGCTGGACTTCACGCACTTGCGTGAATTCAAGGACACCGCGGTGGGGGTGCTCACCGGGGAGCTGACGGCGCGCAAGGTGCAACTGCGCGGGTTGGCCGGCCACCACGAGCGCATGTTCCGGTATTTCGGGGTCAGCACCGGCGCTTCGCCTCGCGCTTACTACACCCCCGAAGAACTCCTCGCCTGA
- a CDS encoding lytic transglycosylase domain-containing protein, with product MQRWTVTVAAASILAGLAVPGFPSRLPDSAVGEKPEVAALRVQLAERENALREAEARLKDYQDEVLYVEASRLGVAEAVKASGLPLRQQRRVAVAIVREAERNGIDPMLVVALIRCESSFNNYAVSGVGAMGLMQVMPGTGTYLADKAGYRLGRSTNLFDAETNIELGTAYLADLIQRFGTVEQALVAYNAGPGLARRILSKHEVRKKFMAGYPAKVVGEFRKLKAQQERELTLRAQQQTEGSKS from the coding sequence ATGCAACGGTGGACGGTGACGGTGGCGGCGGCGTCGATTCTGGCGGGATTGGCAGTGCCAGGCTTTCCTTCCAGGTTGCCCGACAGCGCGGTGGGCGAGAAGCCCGAGGTCGCGGCGCTGCGCGTTCAACTCGCCGAGCGTGAGAACGCGCTCCGGGAGGCCGAGGCGCGCCTGAAGGACTATCAGGACGAGGTCCTCTATGTGGAGGCATCGCGGCTGGGGGTGGCGGAGGCGGTGAAGGCCTCGGGCCTGCCGCTTCGGCAGCAGCGGCGGGTGGCGGTGGCCATCGTTCGCGAGGCCGAGCGCAACGGCATCGATCCGATGCTCGTCGTCGCGCTGATCCGCTGCGAGAGTTCCTTTAACAACTATGCGGTGTCCGGTGTGGGGGCCATGGGGCTGATGCAGGTGATGCCGGGCACGGGCACCTATCTGGCGGACAAGGCGGGCTACCGGCTGGGGCGCTCCACCAACCTCTTCGACGCCGAGACGAACATCGAGCTGGGCACCGCCTACCTGGCGGACCTCATCCAGCGCTTCGGCACGGTGGAGCAGGCCCTGGTGGCCTACAACGCGGGGCCGGGGCTGGCCCGGCGCATCCTCTCCAAACACGAGGTGCGCAAGAAGTTCATGGCCGGCTACCCCGCCAAGGTCGTGGGCGAGTTCCGCAAGCTCAAGGCGCAGCAGGAGCGTGAACTCACCCTGCGTGCTCAGCAGCAGACGGAAGGCAGCAAGAGCTGA
- a CDS encoding lmo0937 family membrane protein: protein MFWTMSIILFVLWSVGMVTGSTEGLWVHLLLLFAVVTLILAVARQGRRMVV from the coding sequence GTGTTCTGGACGATGAGCATCATCCTGTTCGTGTTGTGGAGTGTGGGGATGGTGACGGGCTCCACCGAAGGTCTCTGGGTTCACTTGCTGCTGCTCTTCGCGGTGGTGACACTCATCCTCGCGGTGGCCCGTCAGGGGCGGCGGATGGTGGTGTGA
- a CDS encoding HupE/UreJ family protein has translation MRTERLAALLLLLWGAGAALAHDADLIFAQTERSQRGAPEVHARLTMTVNTLSLLLSNGADAQGTLSQKDLDARHSALAVSVWDVSPLRARDGPCVRLGQTARRLETSVELTATFHCPPGPLWQTFGMLSVLPPEYQVVLSPPRGGQGAARTVDARQPQVVLSEEGDVPQRVPGLAGWVRLGMKHIFEGADHLAFLAALLLVGGTLKQVIGLVTSFTVAHSLTLVATTLGVIPLDATRARWAEAAIAISIIYVAAENLLVRPPRYRPFLTFLFGLVHGLGFASVLAGHGLGKPGGEELLGFNFGVELGQALVVLPVLPFMRLIQRRPSVHRKIVVLLSGAVLFMGINWLIKRVG, from the coding sequence ATGCGGACAGAACGACTCGCGGCCCTGCTGCTCCTGCTGTGGGGCGCGGGCGCGGCCCTCGCGCACGACGCGGACCTGATTTTTGCCCAGACCGAGCGCTCCCAGCGGGGGGCACCCGAAGTCCATGCGCGGCTGACAATGACAGTCAATACGCTGTCATTGTTGCTTTCCAACGGTGCTGACGCCCAAGGGACTCTTTCTCAGAAAGACCTGGATGCGAGGCATTCAGCGCTCGCGGTGAGTGTTTGGGATGTGTCACCACTGCGCGCGAGGGACGGTCCGTGTGTGCGGCTTGGACAGACGGCCCGGCGGCTCGAAACGTCCGTGGAGCTGACCGCCACCTTCCATTGCCCGCCCGGCCCGTTGTGGCAGACGTTTGGGATGCTGTCTGTCCTTCCCCCTGAGTACCAGGTGGTCCTGAGCCCTCCCAGGGGGGGACAGGGGGCCGCCCGCACCGTGGATGCCCGCCAGCCCCAGGTGGTGCTGTCCGAGGAAGGGGATGTGCCCCAGCGCGTGCCAGGCCTGGCGGGCTGGGTGCGCCTGGGCATGAAGCACATCTTCGAGGGGGCGGATCACCTCGCCTTCCTGGCCGCGTTGCTGCTCGTGGGCGGCACGCTCAAGCAGGTGATCGGCCTGGTGACCTCCTTCACGGTGGCCCATTCCCTCACGCTGGTGGCCACGACGCTGGGCGTCATTCCCCTGGATGCGACGCGTGCCCGCTGGGCCGAGGCGGCCATTGCCATCTCAATCATCTATGTGGCGGCGGAGAACCTCCTCGTGCGCCCTCCCCGGTACCGCCCCTTCCTCACTTTTCTGTTCGGGCTGGTGCATGGCCTTGGCTTTGCCAGCGTGCTGGCGGGCCACGGATTGGGCAAGCCCGGGGGAGAAGAACTGTTAGGCTTCAACTTTGGCGTGGAGCTGGGACAAGCGCTTGTTGTCTTGCCTGTTTTGCCGTTTATGCGGCTGATTCAGCGTCGGCCTTCCGTTCATCGGAAGATAGTCGTACTGCTCTCTGGTGCTGTTTTGTTCATGGGCATAAACTGGTTGATCAAGCGGGTCGGTTGA
- the rplC gene encoding 50S ribosomal protein L3, whose amino-acid sequence MKGLIGKKIGMTQVFNDEGNLVPVTVVDVSTCQVVGKRTPEKDQYSAVTLGFGEIREKVLNQAQRGFFKKNSAALRRHLKEFRVTPEDAAQFNVGDAVKADLFTKGQLVDVTGTTKGRGFSGVMRRWSFKGSQTKTHGTHEYQRHPGAIGQRKTPGRTYPNKKMPGHYGVEQVTTQNLTVVDVDTEKGLLLIKGAVPGHNDAIVYVRPSVKVALRAQHKASRG is encoded by the coding sequence GTGAAGGGTCTGATTGGCAAGAAGATCGGCATGACCCAGGTGTTCAACGACGAGGGCAACCTCGTTCCGGTGACGGTCGTTGACGTCAGCACCTGCCAGGTGGTGGGCAAGCGGACGCCTGAGAAGGACCAGTACTCGGCGGTGACGCTGGGCTTCGGAGAGATCCGTGAGAAGGTCCTCAACCAGGCCCAGCGGGGCTTCTTCAAGAAGAACAGCGCGGCCCTGCGCCGTCACCTGAAGGAGTTCCGGGTGACGCCGGAGGATGCGGCGCAGTTCAACGTGGGCGACGCCGTGAAGGCGGACCTGTTCACCAAGGGGCAACTGGTGGACGTGACGGGCACCACGAAGGGCCGCGGCTTCTCGGGCGTCATGCGGCGCTGGAGCTTCAAGGGCTCCCAGACGAAGACCCACGGTACGCACGAGTATCAGCGTCACCCGGGCGCCATCGGTCAGCGTAAGACGCCGGGCCGCACCTACCCGAACAAGAAGATGCCGGGCCACTACGGTGTGGAGCAGGTGACGACGCAGAACCTGACCGTCGTCGACGTGGACACGGAGAAGGGGCTGCTGCTCATCAAGGGCGCCGTCCCGGGCCACAACGACGCCATCGTCTACGTGCGGCCGAGCGTGAAGGTCGCGCTGCGCGCCCAGCACAAGGCCTCGCGCGGTTAA
- a CDS encoding outer membrane beta-barrel domain-containing protein, with protein MSTVRSLPVLAALTLALTALSAAGQEEQLLEEAVVRNRLYRPAGNFELSPSVGVSFLTYLTAHYSFNVGLAYNLFDTFALEARGGYALSRHTGLARSISESFLDREDKKVTDELEDLWRMNLHGVVGVRWAPVYGKLSLLADVPAHFQAYLWAGGGVASLKRESLIQCGQVVDRSLGICDDRTDPLDRSTANERFWVKESRAAPVVSVAVGLRFFAFERHGVKLEIRDWAFRDDYRVGLVRDEWEAGRETGEPASNPGFTHLVQFDVGYTFLF; from the coding sequence ATGTCGACCGTTCGTTCGCTTCCGGTCCTCGCCGCGCTGACCTTGGCCTTGACGGCCTTGAGCGCCGCCGGACAGGAGGAGCAGCTGTTGGAGGAAGCCGTTGTCCGCAACCGGCTCTACCGGCCCGCTGGCAACTTCGAGCTGTCCCCCAGCGTGGGCGTCTCGTTTCTCACCTATCTGACGGCCCACTACAGCTTCAACGTGGGGCTGGCCTACAACCTCTTTGACACCTTCGCCCTGGAGGCCCGGGGCGGGTACGCGCTCAGCCGGCACACGGGCTTGGCGCGCTCCATCTCCGAGAGCTTCCTGGACCGGGAGGACAAGAAGGTCACCGACGAGCTGGAGGATCTCTGGCGGATGAACCTCCACGGCGTGGTGGGGGTGCGCTGGGCTCCCGTGTACGGAAAGCTGTCCCTGCTGGCGGATGTGCCCGCGCACTTCCAGGCGTACCTGTGGGCGGGGGGCGGGGTGGCCTCCCTCAAGCGCGAGTCGCTGATCCAGTGCGGCCAGGTGGTGGACCGGAGCCTGGGCATCTGCGACGACCGGACGGATCCGCTGGATCGCTCCACGGCGAACGAGCGCTTCTGGGTGAAAGAGAGCCGCGCGGCGCCGGTGGTGAGCGTGGCGGTGGGGTTGCGCTTCTTCGCCTTCGAGCGGCATGGCGTGAAGCTGGAGATCCGCGACTGGGCCTTCCGGGATGACTACCGCGTGGGGTTGGTGCGGGACGAGTGGGAGGCGGGCCGCGAGACGGGCGAGCCGGCCTCCAATCCCGGCTTCACGCACTTGGTCCAGTTCGACGTCGGTTACACCTTTCTCTTTTAA